The window ATACCTATACCAATAATCAGAACGGGACGTACCCATTTGGCCAGCAATTCACTCCAGCCGGCCTTCTCTTCTTTTGCCAGACTTTCTTTAATCTCACCAACAACTTTGGAAGGATTCAGCTCGCCTATTTTACTGAGCACCTTATGGGCTTTATTCTCATAATTGGCACTCATCAGCCAGCGTGGAGTCTCGGGAAGGAAGATCATACCAATCCCCAGTATCAGAGCCGGGAAAAAGCCGATCATGAGCATCCACCGCCATCCTTCGCTGATGCCCCAGGCACTCCAGCCAGCCGGAAGATCGGAAAATCCAATATTGACCAGATAAGAAACCAGAATTCCCACAGTAATAGCAAGCTGATTGAGTGTAACCAATGTACCCCTGACTTTTGCCGGTGACATTTCGGAAATATAAAGGGGTACGGTATAAGAAGCTACTCCAATGGCAAGCCCCACAAGACCCCGGGCTACCAACAGAACAGTTACACCAGGTGCCAGAGCCGATAGTAAGGTTCCAACAGCATTAACTATGGCTGTAAAAATGATGATTTTCTTACGCCCATACAAATCCGTAAGGCGCCCGCTGGAAATGGCACCAATGGTTGCACCCACCAGCACAATGCTAACAATCCATTCCTGGATTCGCTCGGGCATCACTTCCTGCCCATTGGCCAATAGCACAGGATCCTGCTTTATATACAACAACGCACCCGAAATCACTCCGCTGTCGTAACCAAACAGCAACCCTCCGGTTGCAGCGATAATCGCAATAACAACTACAAATGCATTCGTCGTTTTCTGCTCCATACGTCTCCTTTTTATAATTGATTAAAAAATACTCCCGCCTCATTAACAG of the Bacteroidales bacterium genome contains:
- a CDS encoding sugar porter family MFS transporter, encoding MEQKTTNAFVVVIAIIAATGGLLFGYDSGVISGALLYIKQDPVLLANGQEVMPERIQEWIVSIVLVGATIGAISSGRLTDLYGRKKIIIFTAIVNAVGTLLSALAPGVTVLLVARGLVGLAIGVASYTVPLYISEMSPAKVRGTLVTLNQLAITVGILVSYLVNIGFSDLPAGWSAWGISEGWRWMLMIGFFPALILGIGMIFLPETPRWLMSANYENKAHKVLSKIGELNPSKVVGEIKESLAKEEKAGWSELLAKWVRPVLIIGIGMAILMQVTGINTVIYYSPTILQKAGFVAEGDAILAALPIGIVNVVFTVVALFLIDKWGRKPLLYLGLAGMAIALFVLGFSFLFHGSVGDSLRWLAFGSMVIYIPFFALTLGPVGYLIMSEVFPTRVRGLGMSVALFFNWVANFVVANTFLSLASALTAEGNQIAITGESGPNPGGSFLVYAIIAIIGILFVYRMVPETKGHSLEEIEQHFQKGKPPREL